ACCAACTCGGCGCGGTCAAGGTCAGGCGCGGCGGCCAGCTCGGCTATTCGCTTCCGAGCGAAATGCGGAGCGACGCAGGGCCGCAACTAGCGTCCGTGTTCCGCGACTGGGTCCGCTCGGTCCAACCTGCCGCGACCATGGTGGTGATCAAGACGCCGCCGGGATCGGCTCATCTGGTCGGCGTGGTCCTCGACCGCGGCGAAGAGCCGGAAGTAGTCGGCACGATTTGCGGCGACGACACGATCTTCATCGCATGCCGGTCGGAAAAGAAGGCGGAAAAGCTGGCGCGGAAGCTGAGCGAACTGCTGTCGCCCGGCCTGCAATAAGCAGAGTGGTGCGCGACCCAGTCACTCGATAACCGGTCTCTTCCGAGAAACAGGGAATTTTTCGCAAATCGGCCTTCAAAACAGGACCTAGCAGCCCTCGCCGGATCGCGACGATCGCAAGATCCGCTGTTTTCCGCCGTTGGTAGTGCGCCGAGGCCACGTTCCCTGTTACTTGCCAAAACAGGGTTCTAATTCGCCAAAACAGGCGGTTTGATAAGCGCATCAGGGCCCTCGATGCAGCAGAACAGGGGTAGAACAGACAGCCCCAAATCGTCCCCACAATCCACAGCTTTGCAGCCTCGGGTCATAGACTTAGCGGAAGGTTGCCAGTATGTTCCGCCGCACATGAGCCAGAGCATCGCGAGGGACAACCCCTATGTGCGCCAGCTGGCGGTCGAGTATCGGCCGACCAGCGCGCTTAAGCCGGATCTGCGGAACGCGCGGACCCATCCCAAACGCCAGATCCAGCAGCTCGTTGAGTCGATCAGGCAGTTCGGTTTCACCAACCCAGTCCTTGTTGATGAAGCAGGGACGTTGATCGCGGGTCATGGTCGCCTTCGAGCTGCAAAAGAGCTGGGGCTGGAGACAGTACCGGTGATCCTTCTCGATGACCTCAGTGATGCTCAGAAGAAGGCGCTGCGGCTTGCGGACAACAAGATCGCGCTCAATGCCGGCTGGGATCTCGAGATCCTCAAACTGGAGCTCGGCGACCTCAGCAGCCTGGACGTTGATTTCGACTTGGCGCTGACAGGCTTTTCGTCCGGTGAAATTGATGTTGTGCTGAAAGCCGCAAACGATCCGGACGACGAGATAATTCCGGCAGTACCTTCCGAACCCCGCACGCAGCTGGGTGACATCTGGGTCCTTGGTGAGCATCGTTTAGGCTGCGGTGACGGGCGCGACGTCGAATTCCTGCGAAATGTGGTGGGCGAGGGAGCTGCAATCGACGCTGCATTCATGGACCCGCCATACAACGTGAAAATCAACGGCCACGCTAATGCTGCGGGCAGACACCGCGAGTTCGCGATGGCGTCGGGCGAGATGAGCACGTCGGAATTTCGAAACTTCCTTTTCGACACGCTCGGCGCCGCGGCCAAAGTCTCACGCGATGGCGCTGTCCATTTCGTG
This portion of the Sphingomonas limnosediminicola genome encodes:
- a CDS encoding DNA methyltransferase, whose protein sequence is MSQSIARDNPYVRQLAVEYRPTSALKPDLRNARTHPKRQIQQLVESIRQFGFTNPVLVDEAGTLIAGHGRLRAAKELGLETVPVILLDDLSDAQKKALRLADNKIALNAGWDLEILKLELGDLSSLDVDFDLALTGFSSGEIDVVLKAANDPDDEIIPAVPSEPRTQLGDIWVLGEHRLGCGDGRDVEFLRNVVGEGAAIDAAFMDPPYNVKINGHANAAGRHREFAMASGEMSTSEFRNFLFDTLGAAAKVSRDGAVHFVCMDWRHMDELSTAAAEIYGELLNVCVWNKSNAGMGSLYRSKHELVFVYRVGPAPHFNAVELGKHGRNRTNVWDYASVNSMAGSRREDLALHPTVKPVGLVADALQDVTRRGDLVFDMFSGSGTTLIAAERTGRSFRGCDIDPAYVDVAVDRWVQLTGGSPKLERA
- the argR gene encoding arginine repressor; the encoded protein is MADLKERRQRAIAALIRSDALASQEELADRLAAQGFAVTQATISRDLDQLGAVKVRRGGQLGYSLPSEMRSDAGPQLASVFRDWVRSVQPAATMVVIKTPPGSAHLVGVVLDRGEEPEVVGTICGDDTIFIACRSEKKAEKLARKLSELLSPGLQ